In Halobaculum rubrum, the following are encoded in one genomic region:
- the engB gene encoding GTP-binding protein EngB, with amino-acid sequence MTFEGRPDRDAEVVLVGRSNVGKSTLMRELTGHDVSTGKKPGVTRQPNHFDWAPQSFMFTDLPGFGFMSGVEEDKREAIKTDVIRYVEDNADSIVAGVLVVDGKAVIDIIDRHSDAGEIPHDVELFQFLQDVDVAPVVAVNKMDKVDDRDERLNELCERLGLYPPWQQWSGEGGTIAPITAKKGSIEPLKEALRGHFSEAKRDDLLQFVK; translated from the coding sequence ATGACCTTCGAGGGGCGACCGGACCGGGACGCCGAGGTGGTGCTCGTCGGGCGCTCGAACGTCGGCAAGTCGACGCTGATGCGCGAGCTGACCGGCCACGACGTGTCCACGGGCAAGAAACCCGGCGTCACCAGACAGCCCAACCACTTCGACTGGGCGCCCCAGTCGTTCATGTTCACGGACCTCCCCGGCTTCGGGTTCATGTCCGGCGTCGAGGAGGACAAACGCGAGGCGATCAAAACCGACGTGATTCGCTACGTCGAGGACAACGCGGACTCCATCGTCGCGGGCGTGCTCGTCGTCGACGGGAAGGCCGTCATCGACATCATCGACCGCCACAGCGACGCGGGCGAGATCCCCCACGACGTGGAGCTGTTCCAGTTCCTGCAGGACGTGGACGTGGCGCCGGTCGTCGCGGTGAACAAGATGGACAAGGTGGACGACCGCGACGAGCGACTGAACGAGCTGTGCGAGCGGCTGGGGCTGTACCCGCCGTGGCAGCAGTGGTCCGGCGAGGGCGGAACGATCGCGCCGATCACCGCGAAGAAGGGCTCTATCGAGCCGCTGAAGGAGGCGCTGCGGGGGCACTTCAGCGAGGCGAAGCGGGACGACCTGCTACAGTTCGTGAAGTAG
- a CDS encoding 5-formyltetrahydrofolate cyclo-ligase: MDKQPLRERIWDDLEESGEARFPFPPHGRIPNFAGADEACDRLTDTPEWESAETIKANPDAPQLPVRRAALRAGKTVYMAVPRLREEQPFLRLAPEEVPDIDEATTVSGSSNHGVPVGPDEVPHVDLIVSGSVAVTETGGRVGKGEGFADLEFAVLSELGAVDDETAVATTVHERQVVSDEVSLDAHDVPLDLICTPERTRRTATARGGESPTRPDGVDWDALPAEKLESIPVLRRLRRE, translated from the coding sequence ATGGACAAACAACCCCTCCGCGAGCGGATCTGGGACGACCTGGAGGAGTCGGGGGAAGCCCGCTTCCCGTTCCCGCCGCACGGCCGGATCCCGAACTTCGCGGGGGCCGACGAGGCGTGCGATCGCCTGACCGACACCCCGGAATGGGAGTCGGCGGAGACGATCAAGGCGAACCCCGACGCCCCCCAGCTTCCGGTCCGTCGCGCCGCTCTCCGGGCGGGCAAGACCGTGTACATGGCCGTCCCCCGGCTTCGGGAAGAGCAGCCGTTTCTCCGGCTGGCGCCCGAGGAGGTCCCCGATATCGACGAGGCGACCACCGTCTCCGGTTCCTCGAACCACGGCGTCCCGGTCGGCCCCGACGAGGTTCCCCACGTCGACCTGATCGTCTCCGGGAGCGTCGCCGTCACGGAGACCGGCGGTCGAGTCGGGAAAGGCGAGGGGTTCGCGGACCTGGAGTTCGCCGTGCTGTCGGAGTTGGGCGCCGTCGACGACGAGACCGCGGTGGCGACGACAGTCCACGAACGCCAGGTCGTGAGCGACGAGGTGAGTCTCGACGCCCACGACGTGCCGCTGGACCTGATCTGTACCCCCGAGAGAACGAGACGGACCGCGACGGCGCGCGGTGGGGAGTCGCCAACGCGCCCCGACGGCGTCGACTGGGACGCGCTCCCCGCCGAGAAGTTGGAGTCGATCCCGGTGTTGCGGCGGCTACGGCGGGAGTGA
- a CDS encoding TIGR00341 family protein — protein MRLVQVMVPAGKRETVLSVLDEEGIDYVLSDETSGREYTAIVSFPLPTEAVEPILAELREAGLERDAYTVVLTAETVVSKRFEELEDRYDEDEEGNGDRIAREELEARATEMTPQFGAFVTMIVISAVVATAGLLLDSAAVVVGSMVIAPLIGPAMAASVGTVLDDQELFVRGVKLQVLGAVLAVASAAGFAALLRYGRVVPFGVEEVFSIAEVRERLAPDVLSLPIALGSGVAGALSLASGVSSALVGVMIAAALVPPTAVVGIGIAWGQPGTVAGAALLVVVNFVAINFAALATLWYKGYRPDSFWRLDDARATTIRRVAVLGVAILLSTAVLAGVTVASYQSAQFETAAQEEADTLLDGDARVLDVEVTYGGFPFRQPTAVTVTVGHPPGTTPPRIGDALATRLANDVEAPFGIGEPATVDVSVRYVLVEESRVTENAA, from the coding sequence GTGCGACTCGTTCAGGTGATGGTGCCGGCGGGCAAGCGCGAGACGGTCCTCTCGGTTCTCGACGAGGAGGGGATCGACTACGTGCTCTCCGACGAGACGAGCGGGCGAGAGTACACCGCGATCGTCTCGTTTCCGCTGCCGACCGAGGCCGTCGAACCCATCCTCGCGGAGCTTCGGGAGGCCGGACTCGAACGCGACGCCTACACGGTCGTTCTCACCGCCGAAACGGTCGTTTCGAAGCGGTTCGAGGAACTGGAGGATCGGTACGACGAGGACGAGGAGGGGAACGGCGACCGGATCGCCCGCGAGGAACTGGAGGCGCGGGCGACGGAGATGACGCCCCAATTCGGTGCGTTCGTGACGATGATCGTCATCAGCGCCGTCGTCGCCACCGCGGGACTGCTGCTCGACTCGGCGGCGGTCGTCGTCGGGTCGATGGTGATCGCGCCGCTGATCGGTCCGGCGATGGCCGCCAGCGTCGGTACCGTGCTCGACGACCAGGAACTGTTCGTGCGCGGCGTGAAGCTGCAGGTGCTCGGGGCGGTGCTCGCCGTGGCGAGCGCGGCGGGGTTCGCGGCGCTGCTCAGGTACGGACGAGTGGTCCCGTTCGGCGTCGAGGAGGTGTTCTCGATCGCGGAGGTGCGCGAGCGACTCGCGCCCGACGTGCTCTCGCTGCCGATCGCGCTCGGGTCGGGCGTCGCCGGCGCGCTGTCGCTCGCCTCGGGCGTCTCCTCCGCGCTCGTCGGTGTCATGATCGCCGCGGCGCTGGTGCCGCCGACCGCCGTCGTCGGCATCGGGATCGCGTGGGGTCAACCCGGAACCGTCGCCGGGGCGGCGCTGTTGGTCGTCGTCAACTTCGTTGCGATCAACTTCGCCGCGCTGGCGACGCTGTGGTACAAGGGCTACCGCCCGGACTCGTTTTGGCGCCTCGACGATGCGCGCGCGACGACCATCCGGCGTGTCGCCGTGCTCGGCGTCGCCATCCTGCTGTCGACGGCCGTGCTGGCGGGCGTGACGGTCGCCTCCTACCAGAGCGCGCAGTTCGAGACCGCCGCCCAGGAGGAAGCCGACACCCTGCTCGACGGCGATGCCCGCGTGCTCGACGTCGAGGTGACGTACGGCGGCTTCCCCTTCCGGCAGCCGACCGCGGTAACGGTGACGGTCGGCCACCCGCCGGGAACGACGCCACCACGGATCGGCGACGCGCTCGCGACACGCCTGGCGAACGACGTGGAGGCGCCGTTCGGGATCGGCGAGCCCGCGACGGTCGACGTGTCAGTTCGGTATGTTCTCGTCGAGGAGTCGCGCGTCACAGAGAACGCAGCGTGA